In the genome of Streptomyces sp. 846.5, the window GCGCGCCGCCACGACTGCGCTGCGCTCGATCACCGGACTGCTGCCCGGCCGCGGGCGGCGCGGCCAGGGGGCGCCGGTCAGCTCCCATGCCCGCGTGCCCACCGAGCGCAGCGAGCGGTACGGGAAGCAGCTGTGCGACCACGCGGCCTGGAAGGCGTCCCGCGCGGAGTGGACCCCGCCGGACGGGGTGATCGAGTTCCCCGGCTCCACCGGCGTCTGCCGAGTCTCCGCGGAGTCCGACTGCCTCCGACTCTCCATCGAGGCGGCCACCCCCGCCGATCTGGCCCGGCTGCAGCAGATCATCGGCGGCAACATCGAACGCTTCGCCGCTCGCGAGGGCCTCACCGTGACCTGGGCCGACGGACCCGATCCCGCGTTCAAGAGTTTTATTTAAGGTTGA includes:
- a CDS encoding DUF2218 domain-containing protein, with amino-acid sequence MHRPHAHAPSSAHLRAATTALRSITGLLPGRGRRGQGAPVSSHARVPTERSERYGKQLCDHAAWKASRAEWTPPDGVIEFPGSTGVCRVSAESDCLRLSIEAATPADLARLQQIIGGNIERFAAREGLTVTWADGPDPAFKSFI